Part of the Aphis gossypii isolate Hap1 unplaced genomic scaffold, ASM2018417v2 Contig00600, whole genome shotgun sequence genome, cattttgtggCAAGATATGGTGCTGATTTTGTCCCATATGTGACAGTTAGCAGTCTGTAATGTTGCAATGGGTGACTTGGATTTGATCTGTATACAATTCGTTGTAAGTCACAGTCAGACCGATCAACCTTGACTTGGCGATACATTTTCTCAATATCACCAGTGattgctatattatgtaaccgAAACCTTagaataatttgaaacaatGTTGGTTGAACTGTGGGTCCTCGCATTAAGATGTCATTGAGAGATATTCCAGTTGACGTAGCAGCTGATGCGTCAAACACAACTCGAGTCTTTGTTGTTATACTGTTTTCTTTTACCACAGCATGATGAGGAAGATAATATGTGATGGGTTCATTGATATCTGTGTTTTTAATCTTCTCCATGTGGCCAGCGGTTAGATATTCAGTCATGAACTTTTCATATTCTATTGCTAGGGCTTTGTTGCTCATTAATCGTCGTTCCATTGCTAAGAATCTTTTTGTAGccatatattttgaatctcCTAGAACACTAGGGTCCCTGTTGATTGGCAGCTTCACTATGAATTGTCCATTATGGTCTCGTTTAATTGAACTTTGAAAATGTGTTTCAACTTCAGCTTCTTCAGCACGTTGTGCAATACCCTTTGGACTGTGGAGAGACAGTGCAGAGATTTTATTCTGATTGGTAGTGAGAGATGTAGAAATTAATGATTGTGGCACCGACGACTCGATGACAGGAATACATCCGGTGATTATCCAACCCAACTGTGATTCACATGCAAATGACTTAGGTGAAAGTTTGATGTGGTTACCTATGAACAATTCAAAAAACAGTTCAGCACCTAACAATAAGTCTACAGGTTGAGGTTTATGAAATAAAGGGTCTGCAAGTTGACATTTGACTTTGTctggaatattaaattgattgatGTCAACAGTACTCGTTGGTAGATGACCAGTAATGACAGGCAAAACATGTAGATCAACACTAGTTTGATATGAGCCAAACCGTGATGATAGAAGTGTGGGTTCAAGTTTTGTCGACTTGGTGGATAATGTTCCTATACCTGATATATTTGATGTTGACAATAACGGTTTTAACCTTAGAAGATTAGCGCAACGTCTAGTGATGAAATTCACTTGTGAACCAGAGTCCAAAACCGCTCGCAACTCGTATTGTTCATTTGCTGTTCCACATATTTTGACAATAGCTGTCGCTAACATAACTTGATGTTCTCTATTGTGTTGTTGTGCATGCATTGAAGTGTGCAATGATTGTACTTCAGCTTGCtgatctaaattatttattgaaatattatctgATTTAGTGGTGTGTTCATGTTCATGTAATTTGGTATGATGTTTGCGACCACACTTGTGACAACTTCCATACCGACAGATAGCAGCACTATGACCAGGATGTAGGCAATTGAAACATAATGAATGACTACTAACCACCTTTGAACGCTCAGACACCGACAAGTCCAGGAATTGGTCACAGGTATGCAATCTGTGAGAACCTGagcataatacacattttatgttaCTTGGGTTTTTAAGATTGTTCCCTTTGCTGAATAATGCCTTTTTTTGAGGGGGTCGTCTCATGGTTTGATGCTGTCCTTCAATAGTGGAGTTGTTGTTGAAGTCTCCAACTTCATATGCTGATATACGATTCAACAAGAATGTTTCTAGTTCAGTGAACTTAGGTAATTCACGAGTGCTCTGGCGGAGCTGCCATTCACCAACTGTTATATTGTCtagtttataacaaattaatgtgACAAGCCAGGCATCCCAACTGTGGATAGGTTGAAGTAGAGCTTCTAAAGCTTTGACATGTGACATAACATGATGATGTAATTTTTGCAATTCTGCTGCAGTTGCAGTGATGACCTTCTGTGTATCTAATAATGAACGTATATGAGATTGAAttgttaaagatttattttcatatcgcATGAGAAGGGCATCATAAGCTCTTTGATAATTGTCACCTGTTGTTGGAAAACTCTTAATCACATCACTGGCAGATTTTGTTACACAAGACTTTAGGTAATGCAGTTTTTGAACATCTGCCAATGATTTGTTGTTATGGAACATTGCATCAAATGAATCCCTAAACGCTGACCAATTTTGAAGGTTGCCATCAAATTCAGGCGCAGAAACTGCTGGTAATCGCATTGTGTCACTAGTTCTTACTGTATCTGATGTCATTGGCTCTTTTTTACCCTTTTCAGACAGTGTCATTAAAGATGCTTGTACATCACATACTAGATCATTAAATTGAACTCGTTCATCAGCTTGAGATTGATCATCCCTCTTAtccaatttttcaattttgctTTGGATGTCTTCAAATTGATTAATAGATGTCCTGAGTTGTCCCAACCTGACGTCCACTGCCTGAAATGCTATCGAAGATTCAACAAATTTCTTCACAAACTTCAAATGTGCAGctacttcaatttttaaattgcttcTTCGACGtactaatgatttatattcttCAGTATCCATGATGGCAGATGTACTGTTTTGAATACTTATCAACTAAGCGCTAACTATGTAATGCAAGtactttacaataaaataagacTTGACAATATAAGCGCTTTACAAGTGATTGCAATAATGCttatgtaacaataaaaaaaataataataatatatgtatgttagtctgaatattattatttatatttatccgGCTCGAAGGACCAAATGTTGAAAACGCAGGGGAATGCAACTATAGCATTCTAGCCTGTTTCTCATAAATTTGAGAATAAattgtaagaataataaatatattgtaaagtggactgtatattttaaagtgtactaataattataacaataaatataatgataataataatcagacaattgtattagaaaatattataaatataaatcagtctttgtaacaataattagACCATTGTagtaaacacaatataaatatattaataaattaagtggTGCACCAGCTTAccctgaataatattaaaataatggcaTACAATGTGATCCCAGTTGACAACACACAAGTATATGAACAAACATAACCACGTGGACACGACAGTCAACTAAGTCCTAAAGTAGGaaaataccaatataaaaaGAGTACATGTAATTAGGAAAGAACGATATTTACcacaaagaataataaaatgaagtcAGAGGCCAAGAAATGGTTAGAGCgtgacaacatattatattgtaactgCAATAACGTGATGCACAGTTAGCCATGAAAAACGAAACAAGAACATGTGTTGTGATGACAATCCAGACGACAAGAAGAAAGAAAAACACGAAGACTTTTTAATGCAACCTAAGTGCCGAGAGAAAGATAAAAACGAATTGACTAGAGAATAAAACATAGTAACGCTAAgcgtttacttaaaatttgatacaaaGATATTTGAAATGCGCAACGAGAAtccataatctataatatgataataggaTTTTTGGCGGGcagtttaaattaactatgtagcgccaacaattatattatattatattatattatattatattatagtggttaaaatatagtaaatatgggtaataacaaaataataaatataaatatactatgttaataacataaattattaattattatctacataatattataatttatataactatattcaatattgtccTACTAGTTATATTGATTGGTAGCTATAaatctacaatatattatttttgtattgtaaaaaattagaaaaaatccCTGTATGAAGTAGAGTTGGTGAAtggtgtatataatgtaacaactaacaattatacaattgtataaaatcaataatcattgGAGGtagtattattcatatatatacctacttatctaatatctatataaaggTAATCAGGTGACAGGTAAGGTTACCTGcaacttatatacctacttaaaaatgtatctggtaattattagtttatgtagttggaataaaatacaaaatatatacataccatatttaaatgtgttatcCTGCTGATCAAGAGCTACTTCAATGTTAAAGTGGTTATTACTAGAGCTCTGATCGTTTGTCACatagttttttgaattttccaaCCATTGTTGCAAAGGagagtcaattttttttggagATTCGTCGATTTCTGAGTCTATATCATTTGactctattaataataataataataatatttattttcaaattaactcagcaatataataatatagtgacgCCGAACCTAAAATATACCTTAAGGATTCGCCATTTATAATACACCTTAGCAATGACGGGcgggtaggtaggtactcaaaTAATGTAgagtttaaaaagtttaatgtatgtattttagtacaaaatattgcACAACTATGCAAATATAAGAAAGcagttgtaggtacctatacaggtatatataatatttttaaaaataagacgaACTGTGTGTGATtgcgttttaaaattaataaacgctTCTAGTTTCTACAAGGTATACTACCAAAATATTGACTAAAAGAAGTGTTTACAGATATTTAGACAGTGCAGTGGTGGATTTAAGGGGGTCAAAGGGGCCAGCCTCTCAATCGGCCTACCATCTAGCCATCTAGGTTAATAAATTGTgccgttttttaatatttgtgtcGTAAAACATAGAAAAAGACAATGTCCCCCTCCCCCTCATCACAAAATTCTAGATCCACGACTGATAcagcttatttatttaacattaactacctatatcaagtaaatcattattcattgccATTTCATGTGGCCACAATGCCACATTATTATGCTACACACAAAAGACATTTAGTTGGGCGTTACTGATTACAAGATTACAAGGCACAATTCTAATTTAGCTCCCAAAATATGtgatttaatatctattttttatgaggacacattataatttattatacagtagtAATTGCGGTCACCTGCAATATGTCGAACTTCATTTATTTCGTCTATCAAACGACGTCGCTCATTTTAAAATCGTAACGTCTTTTtcactattaaaaaatgatataataaaattgatgtaattaaatacaattctaatctataaaattatacaatactaataagtaatattatatacatataagtatataacatattattatacctacctattttatagttaggcgtacctataacttttaaaaaacctccaacattaacaaataatattataataggtattatgaattcaaatttggaagtatataggtaggtatatttaatgaaaattatttaataataatatttttgttcgttttattattgtatctgCAGTGActagtataatatggtaagTATGCCTAgtcatatcataaatattatttatatgcattgcTTTTACGATAACGATGCACGACGACCAAATACTGATATACATCTATGGCGAAGACTTGGTCGCGAAACTGGAAAGTGGAAATTACGTagtacgtttatttttaatattattgtattatcgaTAATATGTGTGCGTGAGTGCGCGACACCGCGAGTTGCGACTGTCGCGACTCGCCATTCgtcgtattaattattactaataccACATTACCACGTCGGCCGTCGGCATTTCTGTCATTATTCTTTCATGAAACTGCTTACTGTTCTCTGCGAGTCTGCCTATGGGCTATGACGTCTCTGTTCTTATTCTCATTACTCATTTTTCGCCTCGTTTTTCGCTTACTTCGTGTGTCTTTGCTCTCGACTCTCTACTAAAGATCACTACTGttgatatatacttttaacttattttactataatgtggtcaatcatacattttttggaCGAAAATACAGTGGAAACTGTACCAAGCAAAtggtattcaaaaaataaatgtgccTGGCCGACTAATAAAAGCAAGCGGCATATTGCAGATCAATCGGATCCGATTCCACCATATTTTAAGTGGTATAAAGCTCGGGCATTATTAACGGACATAGGTAagtctttatttatttctacttAATTTAAGATGATTGGAAGTATTGAATGgtgatttattctattttggtGTAGTATAGGTACGTGAAATATAGTATCTTAAGGTCGCTCCACACTGTGTTTCGCGTTTCGCGTTTTCGTCAAATTTCGTGAATATTGTGTATGGCTGTTTCGCGAAAAATTCGTAGAAATTTCGTTGAAATcacggtatattataatataccgtgGTTGAAATTTTCGCGAAACAGCCTATACACGCTATTCGCGAAATTTGACGATAACGCGAAACGCGAAACACAGTGTGGAGCGACCTTAagaaagaaattaatattaattaatatatatacataaattatgattttagaaTCTTTCTCTGAAGCGAATAGAAAATGCAAAAAAGCCTTATACACAACCAATTTATCGTCTACTGAAACAGAAAATGATGAAgtgatgaataaaaataaaaataaatctaaagaaATGTTACAGTATAATTCGACAAagcgtaataaaataaaattgactgGACACGATAACAATGACAAATTTTcaggtaaaaaatttaatttaatagtaccaACTTAGTTTACGATTGCTATTACAGAATTTGTCACCAGtagatttcatatttttagttaatttaaattttcaacaaataatatttatataattttcagacATTGATACTGGAGACGATGACGATAACACAGTTCTTAAAATACCAACATATGAGTCTggtaaaatgtcaaatttttattttattataccccTTAAGTGGACTCCATACCAACATTTGTTTTCttacgcataatatatataggaacatatagattatattctCTATTTCCACGATTGCGACTTACTCTCAGGTTCAGTTTAGTGCAAATccacctatataggtattatacattttataaagaaaaatattttctatgctTAGAtaggttttttatattttcattgttgaataagttaattaaatttaattaaaaataatcagaattacgtttgaaaaaaaaactaacatgctaaggtatatttataaaaaactaaaatgttaaaaaaaaaactatccgTCCAAATCACAGTAAATGTTCAtcttaataaagtatatataattataggtgcGTTTCCTAACCTAACCAGCTAGAGAGCTGCATCAGTGGAAACATGGATTAATATCTGTGTTCCTATATTATGCGTAGGTAAGATAGACAgcgaaaataaatgttgatattgGTGGccccttataataataactgtattatattaacccATAGATGATGGTACAAGTACAAAAGAAATTGTAGAAGAGTCTAATAATAAAgaacttcaaaaaaatcaattcttGTCTCCATCTTCCAACCAAAGTaaaccatatatttttaataaaattatctatacaaCTATTgagtacaatatttaagttttagatAAAACTCATTCAAAAATTGAATCGCCAAGCAAAAATGATCATCATGAGATTGATTCTTCAAATATAACACCTCAGTTGTTGGGTATGTATTTGATTTAcatcaaatgtttaaaacaatattaaacttaatatttattgcgtatacctacttatgttatagttaaaactcATAACTCAACATTTTCATTGTCTGCAAAAAAACATACTCAAAACAAATCTCCAATGAAAAGATTTTCTCAaagttgtatgtatttaaatattttatatttaatttacataacattttcTGATGTTTTGaatctatattatgtgttatagaTAATGATCAATATTTAGTCGTTGAAtctgatagaaaaaaaaatggaaatatatTTCGAAGCCTGTCTCCTGATTTgtgtatgtttgttttttttttataaatgttaaaattgatatatttaattgattttatccttttttatagtattgagTAGTCCAGAATTTTCACCATCTCCCAAAAcgacaaaaataattggtaaacATAACTCACATAAAACTCattcaaaaattgaattgcCAAGCaaaaacaatcataaaataaaatctccaATAAAGATAACCCCACAATTGTtaggtaagtattttatatacttaaaataatttttaatcaatattaaacgtaatatgtattacctatacctaatacGTTATAGCTAAAATTCATAACTCAACTTTGTCATTACCTGCAAGAAAAACTACTCCAAACAAATCTCCAATGAAAAGATTTTCTGAaagttgtatgtatttaaatattttttatttaatttgtataatattttctgatgttttgaatctatattatgtgttatagaTAATGATCAATATTTAGTCGTTGAAtctgatagaaaaaaaaatggaaatacatttcaaaaccTGTCTCCTGATTTGTGTATGTTTGtttctttataaatgttaaaattggtaaattttatagtagctgatatacctatttgattttatccttttttttatagtgttgCATAGTCCAGGATTTTCACCATCTACCAGAACAACAAACACCATCAATCTACAATACTTTTCTGCAAACAGTAGTAAGATGTCAAATCActtcaataaaatcaaaagaaGCCCTTTTAAGACACCcaccaaaaaaattgaatctgCAAGAAAACAATTGTTTGTTAATTctggtaagtataaaataaatatatattatgatatgtatgTGGATTGGGAGTTATGCATGTGCCATTTATTTCGTAATATATCAtagtagaaattaaaaatcatatatatatatatatatatatatatatagtatatatacatatatattatatatgtataataatataataataatctattggtttattgtaataattatttttatatataataatattgtatcaatacttaattaattaaatataattgcattTCTATCTTCTATAAGATATACTGAAAGGTTTCTTcttgaaatgtatatttttaacaatattttaactgataaattttatttttccagcCACTCCTGAAAATTAATTGCCAAAAACAGCCACTAATAGTCAAAATTATCATTCTTCTCACAAAAGTGTCTCTTATAAGTCGTATGaa contains:
- the LOC126554783 gene encoding uncharacterized protein LOC126554783, whose product is MWSIIHFLDENTVETVPSKWYSKNKCAWPTNKSKRHIADQSDPIPPYFKWYKARALLTDIESFSEANRKCKKALYTTNLSSTETENDEVMNKNKNKSKEMLQYNSTKRNKIKLTGHDNNDKFSDIDTGDDDDNTVLKIPTYESDDGTSTKEIVEESNNKELQKNQFLSPSSNQILDKTHSKIESPSKNDHHEIDSSNITPQLLVKTHNSTFSLSAKKHTQNKSPMKRFSQSYNDQYLVVESDRKKNGNIFRSLSPDLLLSSPEFSPSPKTTKIIGKHNSHKTHSKIELPSKNNHKIKSPIKITPQLLAKIHNSTLSLPARKTTPNKSPMKRFSESYNDQYLVVESDRKKNGNTFQNLSPDLCMFVSL